A genome region from Ralstonia solanacearum K60 includes the following:
- the hpnD gene encoding presqualene diphosphate synthase HpnD, whose product MAALSVPPCFPLSVTPDDYCADKAAPAGSDLYYSVLFLAPERRRATVALEAVRRELEDAVRDASDPAVVQSKLQWWRQELARLFDGRPEHPAAKALQPHLGAYDIGAVHLGELLAGVEADAMQNRYLDWPNLRRHGDQVAGVAGRLAARIAGHAQGRTLEFARQLALAEQLVHFIRNLGDDVRHNRVYIPVDELQRFNVPAADLFNRRYSDGFKALMAFQAERARATHREALTALPAEDRRTQRPALIRGVLAMRLLDELEADGFQVLTQRTDLTPLRKLWLAWKTQIRA is encoded by the coding sequence ATGGCCGCCCTGTCCGTCCCGCCCTGTTTTCCGCTTTCCGTGACCCCCGACGACTACTGCGCCGACAAGGCCGCCCCCGCAGGCAGCGATCTGTATTACAGCGTGCTGTTCCTGGCACCCGAACGCCGCCGCGCGACGGTCGCCCTCGAAGCGGTGCGCCGCGAACTGGAAGACGCGGTGCGCGATGCCTCCGACCCGGCGGTGGTGCAATCCAAGCTGCAATGGTGGCGACAGGAACTGGCGCGGCTGTTCGACGGACGGCCCGAACATCCGGCCGCCAAGGCACTGCAACCGCACCTGGGCGCTTATGACATCGGTGCCGTGCACCTGGGCGAACTGCTCGCCGGCGTCGAGGCCGATGCCATGCAGAACCGCTACCTGGATTGGCCCAACCTGCGCCGCCACGGCGACCAGGTCGCCGGCGTGGCGGGCCGGCTGGCCGCGCGCATCGCCGGCCATGCGCAGGGGCGCACACTGGAATTCGCGCGGCAACTGGCGCTGGCCGAACAACTCGTGCACTTCATCCGCAACCTGGGCGACGACGTGCGCCACAACCGCGTCTACATCCCCGTGGACGAACTGCAGCGCTTCAACGTCCCCGCGGCCGATCTGTTCAACCGACGCTACTCGGACGGGTTCAAGGCGTTGATGGCCTTCCAGGCCGAACGTGCCCGTGCCACCCACCGGGAGGCGCTGACGGCGCTGCCCGCGGAAGACCGCCGCACCCAGCGGCCGGCGCTGATCCGCGGCGTGCTGGCGATGCGGCTGCTGGACGAACTTGAGGCCGACGGCTTCCAGGTGCTGACCCAGCGCACCGACCTGACGCCGCTGCGCAAGCTGTGGCTGGCCTGGAAGACCCAGATCCGCGCCTGA
- a CDS encoding efflux RND transporter periplasmic adaptor subunit yields MPVLRLPYPHSDSTGLSSMPFSLRRRTFPAVSGALLLGGALLLAGCGKEQSKAPEVRPVRTMTVVSEQAAGTVEFSGDVRPRIESRLGFRVPGKIIARLVDVGATVRNGQVLARLDPTDLALAQQSAQAQLQAAKTDRDLAAADLKRFSELFAKGFISAAEQQRHQANYDAAQARYDQAAAGYRNQSNQAAYATLEADADGVVTGVDAEVGQVVSAGQPVVRVAQTAEKEVVVGIPEDQVDALRKSPEVRIKLWADPSRSLPGKVREIAPAADPVTRTYTVKITVPNPPPDLKLGMTAVATFVRPGGGADSGGMGVRVPITALLQEQGKNVVWLYDAASQTVKPVPVTVGAPRDNVLLVTGGLSPGQTIVTAGVHLLKAGQRVMPMAAADQPSAQSAITPRR; encoded by the coding sequence ATGCCTGTGTTGCGCCTGCCGTACCCGCATTCCGACTCCACCGGTCTTTCCAGTATGCCGTTTTCGTTGCGCAGGCGTACGTTTCCCGCCGTTTCGGGGGCGCTCCTCCTGGGGGGCGCGCTGCTGCTGGCCGGGTGCGGCAAGGAGCAGTCCAAGGCACCCGAAGTGCGGCCGGTCCGGACCATGACCGTGGTCAGCGAACAGGCTGCCGGCACCGTCGAATTCTCCGGTGACGTGCGTCCGCGCATCGAGTCGCGGCTGGGCTTCCGCGTGCCGGGCAAGATCATCGCGCGGCTGGTGGACGTGGGCGCCACGGTCAGGAACGGCCAGGTGCTGGCACGCCTCGACCCGACCGACCTGGCACTGGCGCAGCAATCCGCCCAGGCGCAGTTGCAGGCCGCCAAGACCGACCGAGATCTGGCGGCCGCCGACCTCAAACGTTTTTCCGAACTCTTCGCCAAGGGCTTTATCAGTGCGGCGGAGCAGCAGCGCCATCAGGCCAACTACGATGCGGCGCAGGCGCGCTACGACCAGGCCGCCGCGGGCTACCGCAACCAGTCCAACCAGGCCGCCTACGCCACGCTGGAAGCCGATGCCGACGGCGTGGTGACGGGCGTGGATGCCGAGGTCGGGCAGGTGGTTTCCGCCGGCCAGCCGGTGGTGCGCGTGGCGCAGACCGCCGAGAAGGAGGTGGTGGTCGGCATCCCCGAAGACCAGGTCGATGCGCTGCGCAAGTCGCCCGAGGTGCGCATCAAGCTGTGGGCCGATCCGTCGCGCAGCCTGCCCGGCAAGGTGCGCGAGATCGCGCCGGCCGCCGACCCTGTCACCCGCACGTACACCGTGAAGATCACCGTGCCGAATCCGCCGCCCGACCTCAAGCTGGGCATGACGGCGGTCGCCACCTTTGTGCGCCCGGGCGGCGGCGCGGACAGCGGCGGCATGGGCGTGCGCGTGCCGATCACCGCGTTGCTGCAGGAGCAGGGCAAGAATGTGGTGTGGCTTTATGACGCGGCTTCGCAGACGGTCAAGCCGGTGCCGGTGACAGTGGGCGCGCCGCGCGACAACGTGCTGCTGGTGACCGGCGGCCTGTCGCCAGGCCAGACCATCGTCACTGCCGGCGTGCACCTGCTGAAGGCCGGGCAGCGCGTGATGCCGATGGCGGCGGCGGACCAGCCGTCCGCCCAGTCGGCCATCACGCCACGCCGTTGA
- a CDS encoding efflux RND transporter permease subunit — MEHSRFNLSRWALEHQPLTRFLLVALLFSGIFAYTKLGQDEDPPFTFRAMVVQAFWPGATAEQMSRQVTDKIEKALQEVPYAWKIRSYSKPGETLVTFQLADTSPAKETPQLWYTVRKKVGDIASSLPTGVRGPYFNDDFGDVYGSIYALSADGFTYRQLNDYADAIRQQLLRVPNVAKVTLLGDQDEKIYIEFQQAKFAQMGLDINSIANQIAQQNNIGPSGVLVTPTDDVQIRLSGQFSDIRDLENLTLRGPGGTTNIRLGDIATVRHGYIDPPRAKMRFNGKEVIGLGISMAKGGDIIQLGKDLRATVERIRAKLPVGIEMVQVQDQPQSVQHSVGEFVHVLIEAVVIVLGVSFLSLGLHTKPRLRIDVWPGLVVGLTIPLVLAVTFLFMDIFDIGLHKISLGALIIALGLLVDDAIIAVEMMVRKLEEGFSKMEAATFAYTSTAMPMLTGTLITATGFLPVGLARSTVGEYTFGIFAVTALALVLSWVAAVVFVPYLGYLLLHTKSHAGDGGHHELFDTPFYNRFRGWVNWCVEYRKTVIVITLAAFVLGVFGFKYVEKQFFPDSSRPELMVELWLPEGASFSQTEAEAKRFEALMRQQKNVESVAFFIGSGAPRFYLPLDQILPQTNVAQAIVMPTSLETREGVRQAIIGLLQSQFPQLRGRVKLLPNGPPVPYPVQFRVMGPDIGGVRKIADQVKAIMQANPNTVGVNDNWNENVKVLRLDIDQDKARALGVTTGSIAQVTQTVMSGAPIAQYRDGDKLLDIVMRPQESERNTLDALQNVQVPTTSSRVVPLTQVARVGFTWEPGVIWRENRDYGITVQSDVVDGVQGPTVTEQINPLLDKIRADLPPDYQIKIAGAEEESANAGASIAAQMPLCIFIIFTLLMLQLHSFSRAVMVFLTGPLGLIGAAATLLLLHAPMGFVAQLGITALIGMIIRNSVILVDQIEQDVATGVPTWNAIVEAAVRRFRPIILTAAAAVLAMIPLSRSVFWGPMAAAIMGGLIVATVLTLLFLPALYAAWFRVKRPEAEAIAPTA; from the coding sequence ATGGAACACTCCCGCTTCAATCTGTCACGCTGGGCGCTCGAGCACCAGCCGCTGACCCGCTTCCTGCTGGTGGCGCTGCTGTTCAGCGGCATCTTCGCCTATACCAAGCTGGGGCAGGACGAAGACCCGCCCTTCACCTTCCGCGCGATGGTGGTGCAGGCGTTCTGGCCCGGCGCGACCGCCGAGCAGATGTCGCGCCAGGTGACCGACAAGATCGAAAAGGCGCTGCAGGAAGTGCCGTACGCCTGGAAGATCCGCAGCTATTCCAAGCCCGGCGAGACGCTCGTCACGTTCCAACTGGCCGATACATCGCCGGCCAAGGAGACGCCGCAGCTCTGGTACACCGTGCGCAAGAAGGTGGGCGACATCGCGTCGTCGCTGCCGACCGGCGTGCGCGGACCGTACTTCAACGATGACTTCGGCGATGTGTACGGCTCCATCTACGCGCTGTCCGCCGATGGCTTCACCTACCGCCAGCTCAACGACTACGCCGATGCGATCCGCCAGCAGTTGCTGCGCGTGCCCAACGTCGCCAAGGTCACGCTGCTCGGCGACCAGGACGAGAAGATCTACATCGAGTTCCAGCAGGCCAAGTTCGCGCAGATGGGGCTGGACATCAACAGCATCGCCAACCAGATCGCGCAGCAGAACAACATCGGCCCCAGCGGCGTGCTGGTGACGCCGACGGACGACGTGCAGATCCGGCTCTCCGGCCAGTTCTCGGATATCCGCGACCTGGAGAACCTGACCTTGCGCGGCCCCGGCGGCACCACCAATATCCGCCTGGGCGACATCGCGACCGTTCGGCACGGCTACATCGATCCGCCGCGCGCCAAGATGCGCTTCAACGGCAAGGAAGTGATCGGCCTGGGCATCTCGATGGCCAAAGGCGGCGACATCATCCAGCTGGGCAAGGACCTGCGCGCCACGGTGGAGCGCATCCGCGCGAAGCTGCCGGTCGGCATCGAGATGGTGCAGGTGCAGGACCAGCCGCAGTCGGTGCAGCACTCCGTGGGCGAGTTCGTCCACGTGCTGATCGAGGCGGTGGTGATCGTGCTGGGGGTGAGCTTCCTGTCGCTGGGCCTGCACACCAAGCCGCGCCTGCGCATCGACGTGTGGCCGGGGCTGGTGGTGGGCCTGACGATCCCGCTGGTGCTGGCGGTGACGTTCCTGTTCATGGACATCTTCGACATCGGTCTGCACAAGATCTCACTGGGCGCGCTGATCATCGCGCTGGGCCTGCTGGTGGACGACGCGATCATCGCGGTCGAGATGATGGTGCGCAAGCTGGAGGAGGGCTTCTCCAAGATGGAGGCCGCCACCTTCGCCTACACCTCCACCGCCATGCCGATGCTGACCGGCACGCTGATCACCGCCACGGGCTTCCTGCCGGTGGGCCTGGCGCGCTCGACGGTGGGCGAGTACACCTTCGGCATCTTCGCGGTGACGGCGCTGGCGCTGGTGCTGTCGTGGGTCGCGGCGGTGGTGTTCGTGCCGTATCTGGGTTACCTGCTGCTGCACACGAAATCGCACGCGGGCGACGGCGGCCATCATGAGCTGTTCGATACGCCGTTCTACAACCGTTTCCGCGGCTGGGTGAACTGGTGCGTGGAATACCGCAAGACGGTGATCGTCATCACGCTGGCGGCCTTCGTGCTGGGCGTGTTCGGCTTCAAGTACGTCGAGAAGCAGTTTTTCCCCGACTCCAGCCGGCCCGAGCTGATGGTGGAGCTGTGGCTGCCCGAAGGCGCCAGCTTCAGCCAGACCGAAGCCGAGGCCAAGCGTTTCGAGGCGCTGATGCGCCAGCAGAAGAACGTGGAGAGCGTGGCGTTCTTCATCGGTTCCGGTGCGCCGCGCTTCTATCTGCCGCTGGACCAGATCCTGCCGCAGACCAACGTGGCGCAGGCCATCGTGATGCCGACCTCGCTGGAGACGCGCGAGGGGGTGCGGCAGGCGATCATCGGCCTGCTGCAGTCGCAGTTCCCGCAACTGCGCGGCCGCGTCAAGCTGCTGCCGAACGGGCCGCCGGTTCCATATCCGGTGCAGTTCCGGGTGATGGGGCCGGACATCGGCGGCGTGCGCAAGATCGCCGACCAGGTCAAGGCCATCATGCAGGCCAATCCCAACACCGTGGGCGTCAACGACAACTGGAACGAGAACGTCAAGGTGCTGCGCCTGGACATCGACCAGGACAAGGCGCGCGCGCTCGGCGTGACCACCGGTTCGATCGCCCAGGTGACACAGACCGTGATGTCCGGCGCACCCATCGCCCAGTACCGCGACGGCGACAAGCTGCTCGACATCGTGATGCGTCCGCAGGAGAGCGAGCGCAACACGCTCGATGCCCTGCAGAACGTGCAGGTGCCGACCACCAGCAGCCGCGTGGTGCCGCTCACGCAGGTTGCGCGTGTAGGCTTCACATGGGAGCCGGGCGTGATCTGGCGCGAGAACCGCGACTATGGCATCACCGTGCAGTCCGACGTGGTGGACGGCGTGCAGGGGCCGACCGTGACCGAGCAGATCAACCCGCTGCTCGACAAGATCCGCGCCGACCTGCCGCCGGACTACCAGATCAAGATCGCCGGGGCGGAGGAAGAGAGCGCCAACGCGGGTGCCTCCATCGCCGCGCAGATGCCGCTGTGCATCTTCATCATCTTCACGCTGCTGATGCTTCAGTTGCATAGTTTCTCGCGCGCGGTGATGGTGTTCCTGACCGGCCCGCTGGGGCTGATCGGGGCGGCGGCGACCCTGCTGCTGCTGCATGCGCCGATGGGCTTCGTGGCGCAGTTGGGAATCACCGCGCTGATCGGCATGATCATCCGCAACTCGGTGATCCTGGTCGACCAGATCGAGCAGGATGTGGCGACCGGCGTGCCCACCTGGAACGCCATCGTCGAGGCCGCCGTGCGGCGCTTCCGTCCCATCATCCTGACGGCGGCCGCGGCGGTGCTGGCGATGATCCCGCTGTCGCGCAGCGTGTTCTGGGGGCCGATGGCGGCAGCCATCATGGGCGGCCTGATCGTCGCCACGGTGCTGACGCTGCTGTTCCTGCCGGCGCTGTATGCCGCATGGTTCCGCGTCAAGCGGCCGGAGGCCGAGGCGATCGCGCCGACCGCCTGA
- a CDS encoding site-specific integrase: protein MGRKGTGVTIVSDSSYEIAFTYKGKRCRERIKAKPCPANTRKLIQFRAAVLHAIEKGEFDYAKTFPDSRHTAALADRPGDVQTVEDYFDKWLKRKTVEIKASTYKGYQLIVNRWVIPTFGKLALSDLKRALIRDWLAAIDAHKEKKVSNKRLSNIQSCMRSALQDAADDELIDANPLAGYTYARAERPTADRGDDEIDPLSPAEQATVLAKLSDGYRNMVQFALWTGLRTSELIALNWSDIDFVGGYVRVRRALTREAKGVAELPKTAAGRRDIRLLSPAAAALQAQKPLTFLTEDDGPIFKTLAGERFSGSHQIWRIWQAALKRAGVRYRNPYQTRHTYASMMLSAGEHPMWVAKQMGHADWTMIARVYGRWMPSADVDAGSRAVEKFAGEAGKFAGKSRTKLAKIS from the coding sequence ATGGGTAGAAAAGGGACAGGAGTCACTATCGTTTCCGACTCCAGCTATGAAATCGCCTTCACTTACAAGGGCAAGCGCTGCCGGGAGCGCATCAAAGCGAAGCCCTGTCCTGCCAACACTCGAAAGCTGATCCAGTTCCGGGCGGCAGTGCTGCACGCGATCGAAAAAGGCGAGTTCGACTATGCGAAGACCTTTCCCGATTCCCGGCACACTGCGGCGCTCGCCGACCGCCCTGGCGATGTTCAAACGGTCGAGGACTACTTCGACAAATGGCTCAAGCGGAAGACGGTCGAGATCAAGGCTTCAACCTATAAGGGCTACCAGCTCATCGTCAACCGATGGGTCATACCCACGTTTGGGAAACTGGCGCTGTCCGACCTGAAACGCGCCCTGATTCGGGATTGGCTGGCAGCCATCGACGCCCACAAAGAAAAGAAAGTCTCCAACAAACGCCTGTCGAACATCCAGAGCTGCATGCGGTCTGCTCTGCAAGACGCGGCAGACGACGAGCTGATCGACGCGAATCCACTGGCCGGCTACACCTACGCCCGCGCCGAGCGGCCGACTGCTGACCGGGGCGATGACGAGATAGACCCACTTTCGCCAGCCGAACAGGCCACAGTGCTCGCCAAGTTGAGCGACGGCTATCGCAATATGGTCCAGTTTGCGCTTTGGACCGGCCTACGCACCTCTGAACTCATCGCCCTGAATTGGTCCGATATCGATTTTGTTGGCGGCTACGTGCGCGTCCGCCGTGCGCTCACGCGTGAGGCAAAGGGCGTCGCCGAGCTGCCGAAGACAGCCGCCGGCCGCCGCGACATTCGGCTGCTGAGTCCCGCGGCCGCGGCACTGCAGGCACAGAAGCCGTTGACATTCCTGACGGAAGACGATGGGCCGATCTTCAAGACCCTCGCCGGCGAGCGCTTCTCCGGTTCACACCAGATTTGGCGCATATGGCAGGCGGCGCTCAAGCGGGCTGGCGTGCGCTATCGCAACCCCTACCAGACCCGGCACACCTATGCATCGATGATGCTCTCCGCCGGCGAGCACCCGATGTGGGTTGCCAAGCAGATGGGGCATGCCGATTGGACGATGATCGCCCGGGTCTATGGCCGTTGGATGCCGTCGGCGGATGTCGACGCCGGATCTCGCGCCGTTGAGAAGTTCGCGGGCGAGGCTGGCAAATTTGCTGGCAAATCGCGCACAAAACTGGCAAAAATCAGCTAA
- a CDS encoding DNA cytosine methyltransferase, giving the protein MIRDQLLLGIESELIVDLFAGGGGMSTAIEMALGRHVDIAINHDADAIEMHKANHPQTKHYCSDVFEVCPREATQGRPVGHLHGSPDCTHFSQAKGGQARSRKIRALAWVMVRWAGQVKPRSFSMENVHQMKTWGRLIAKRDKATGRVVTLEMVKCPQTGKMANRVAAPGERVPVHEQFLVPDPKRAGTTWRRFVRIFEGMGYDLKIGSLVACDHGAGTTRDRLFVFGRRDGLPIHWPQPTHMETPAKGQKKIVSAADNIDWNIPCPSIFDRKKPLAEATMRRIAKGMKKFVLDSGDPFIVPIAHYNGSEPVHGIRESLRTITATPKGGSFAIAAAHLVKFRGDHIGQAVTEPCPTITSGGGAKRPAGAAHALGLAAASLIQLGYGEREGQAPRVLDLREPLGTVVAGGIKHGLSTAFLAQANGGFNTTPGHDAHAPASTITNTGSQQQLVTANLVTLRRNCDARSVEEPLTTITAGAEHHGLVEYRLSREHEEGALRCAAFLISYYGTDNMRGLDEPLATITTRDRLALVTVWIKGEAWVVVDIGLRMLTPRELYNCQGFPRGYIIDRGADGRVFSKSAQVKMVGNSVSPRPGKALISLNCMDLAAWTTPELGRAEAMAA; this is encoded by the coding sequence ATGATCCGCGACCAATTGTTGCTTGGAATCGAGAGCGAGCTCATCGTTGACCTGTTCGCGGGCGGTGGCGGCATGTCCACCGCCATCGAAATGGCGCTCGGCAGGCACGTCGATATCGCCATCAACCACGATGCAGACGCCATCGAGATGCATAAGGCGAACCATCCGCAGACGAAGCACTACTGTTCTGACGTGTTCGAAGTATGCCCGCGCGAGGCCACGCAGGGGCGCCCCGTTGGTCACCTGCATGGCAGTCCGGATTGCACTCACTTCAGCCAGGCCAAGGGCGGCCAGGCGCGCAGCCGCAAGATCCGCGCGCTCGCCTGGGTCATGGTGCGCTGGGCCGGACAGGTCAAACCGCGCTCCTTCAGTATGGAAAACGTCCATCAGATGAAGACGTGGGGGCGCCTGATCGCCAAGCGCGACAAAGCCACGGGCCGCGTGGTCACACTGGAAATGGTGAAGTGCCCGCAGACTGGAAAGATGGCCAACCGGGTAGCCGCCCCTGGCGAGCGCGTGCCAGTTCACGAGCAATTCCTTGTGCCGGACCCAAAGCGCGCAGGCACGACGTGGCGGCGTTTCGTCCGCATCTTCGAAGGCATGGGTTACGACCTGAAAATCGGCAGCCTCGTTGCCTGCGACCATGGCGCTGGCACCACGCGCGACCGCTTGTTCGTGTTCGGCCGACGCGACGGCCTCCCCATCCACTGGCCACAGCCAACGCACATGGAGACGCCGGCAAAGGGCCAAAAGAAGATCGTTTCGGCGGCCGACAACATCGACTGGAATATCCCCTGCCCGTCGATCTTCGACCGCAAGAAGCCGCTGGCCGAGGCCACGATGCGCCGAATTGCCAAGGGCATGAAGAAGTTCGTGCTCGACAGTGGCGACCCGTTCATCGTGCCAATCGCGCACTACAACGGCAGTGAACCGGTGCACGGTATTCGTGAATCGCTGCGCACGATCACGGCCACCCCGAAGGGCGGTTCATTTGCGATCGCTGCGGCCCACCTTGTGAAGTTCCGCGGCGACCACATCGGCCAGGCCGTTACGGAACCGTGCCCCACGATCACGTCGGGTGGCGGCGCAAAGCGACCGGCCGGCGCGGCACACGCACTCGGCCTGGCCGCGGCGAGCCTGATCCAGCTCGGCTATGGAGAACGCGAGGGCCAAGCCCCTCGCGTTCTGGACCTTCGGGAGCCGCTCGGCACTGTCGTCGCCGGCGGCATCAAGCACGGACTGTCGACGGCTTTCCTGGCCCAGGCCAATGGTGGCTTCAACACGACACCAGGCCATGATGCCCACGCCCCTGCCTCGACCATCACCAACACAGGCAGTCAGCAGCAGCTCGTGACTGCCAACCTGGTGACATTGCGGAGGAACTGCGACGCGCGCAGCGTGGAGGAACCCCTGACAACGATCACGGCCGGCGCTGAGCACCACGGCCTCGTCGAGTACCGGCTGAGCCGAGAGCACGAGGAAGGGGCCCTGCGGTGTGCCGCGTTCCTCATCAGCTATTACGGCACCGACAACATGCGCGGGCTGGACGAGCCCCTGGCCACGATCACCACCCGCGACCGGCTGGCGCTGGTGACTGTGTGGATCAAGGGCGAGGCATGGGTGGTGGTCGACATCGGGCTCCGGATGCTGACCCCTCGAGAACTCTACAACTGCCAGGGTTTCCCTCGCGGCTACATCATCGACCGGGGCGCCGACGGGCGCGTTTTCAGCAAAAGCGCCCAGGTGAAGATGGTTGGGAATAGTGTCAGCCCGCGGCCCGGCAAGGCGCTGATCTCCCTCAATTGCATGGACTTGGCGGCGTGGACGACCCCGGAACTCGGTCGCGCCGAGGCGATGGCAGCATAA
- a CDS encoding DUF2303 family protein — translation MEQHPNLAETLAKEMKHPIEMLTGAPGAVRYIALPPAWSLVEQDNESALNAPLRKRAKVKLLDADSFIDYVKRHGSLTDSTIWGNADYKAGSVGFVAIINDHGEDDAKPQWRDHLARFSPEFSEEWRRWFGQNRKPMSQAEFAGFIEENLKDIASPDGAGLPTGAQMLEMALSFEANQDMRFKSAIRLSNGGVQMSFVQDDDDQTLAKMQLFERFAVGIPVFWNGDAYRIDARLRYRARDGKVSFWYELIRQDKTLEAATTTLIATIREKTGTPFFFGEPFAQ, via the coding sequence ATGGAACAGCATCCGAACCTGGCCGAGACCCTGGCCAAGGAAATGAAGCACCCGATCGAAATGCTCACGGGCGCGCCAGGCGCCGTGCGCTACATCGCGCTGCCGCCCGCTTGGTCACTGGTGGAGCAAGACAACGAAAGCGCCTTGAACGCGCCGCTGCGCAAGCGCGCCAAGGTCAAGCTGCTGGACGCGGACAGCTTCATCGACTACGTGAAGCGCCACGGCTCGCTGACGGACAGCACGATCTGGGGCAACGCCGACTACAAGGCGGGCAGCGTCGGCTTCGTCGCCATCATCAACGACCACGGCGAGGATGATGCCAAGCCGCAGTGGCGCGACCATCTCGCCCGCTTCAGCCCCGAGTTCAGCGAGGAGTGGCGGCGCTGGTTCGGCCAAAACCGCAAGCCGATGAGTCAAGCCGAGTTCGCCGGCTTCATCGAGGAAAACCTCAAGGACATCGCCAGCCCGGACGGCGCCGGCCTGCCGACGGGCGCGCAGATGCTGGAGATGGCCCTGTCGTTCGAGGCCAATCAGGACATGCGGTTCAAGAGCGCCATCCGCCTGTCGAATGGCGGCGTGCAGATGTCGTTCGTCCAGGACGACGACGACCAGACCCTGGCGAAGATGCAGCTGTTCGAGCGCTTCGCGGTCGGCATTCCGGTGTTTTGGAATGGCGACGCCTACCGCATCGACGCTCGGCTGCGCTACCGCGCGCGGGACGGCAAGGTCAGCTTCTGGTACGAACTCATCCGCCAGGACAAGACGCTGGAGGCCGCCACCACCACGCTGATCGCCACGATCCGCGAGAAGACCGGCACGCCCTTCTTCTTCGGCGAGCCCTTCGCTCAATAA